The following proteins come from a genomic window of Selenomonadales bacterium:
- a CDS encoding ABC transporter permease has product MSMLSFTDRNLKVFFRDRLSVFFSLLSVFITIGMYVLFLGDMMQRNVGEAAGARFVADSWIMAGLLAMVAVTASMGALGTMVEDRSKKLLRDFRASPLKRSTLVGGYMLGALVVGLVLSLLTFVLGQLYIVAYGGQFLSLANAMRVLGIMMLNVASSTAMMIFMVSFFSSTNAYGAAASVLGALIGFLTGIYVPIGVLPAGVQYAVKLFPPSHGAALFRQVMMEDAMAQVFAGAPAQVLSDFRRGFGVVFEYGGVTADTTTHVLVLLGSTAVFFALAVWNLTRKS; this is encoded by the coding sequence ATGAGCATGCTAAGCTTTACGGATCGCAACCTCAAGGTGTTCTTCCGCGACCGTTTATCGGTGTTCTTTTCGTTGCTCTCTGTCTTTATCACGATTGGCATGTATGTGCTGTTCCTGGGCGACATGATGCAGCGCAACGTCGGAGAAGCAGCGGGGGCACGATTTGTCGCCGACAGCTGGATAATGGCCGGGCTGCTCGCCATGGTCGCGGTTACGGCTAGCATGGGGGCGTTAGGAACCATGGTAGAGGATCGCAGCAAGAAGCTGCTGCGCGACTTCCGCGCCTCTCCCCTCAAGCGCTCCACCCTAGTTGGCGGCTATATGCTTGGCGCACTGGTTGTGGGTCTAGTGCTTTCACTGCTTACCTTTGTACTCGGGCAGCTTTATATAGTAGCTTACGGCGGGCAGTTTCTTAGCCTCGCGAACGCGATGAGAGTCTTAGGCATTATGATGCTAAATGTCGCTTCCAGCACGGCGATGATGATCTTTATGGTTTCATTCTTTAGCTCTACTAACGCCTATGGTGCCGCAGCCTCCGTCCTAGGTGCGCTGATTGGGTTTTTGACGGGAATATATGTGCCTATTGGCGTATTGCCTGCAGGGGTGCAATACGCAGTCAAGCTCTTTCCTCCCTCCCACGGCGCGGCACTATTCCGTCAAGTGATGATGGAGGATGCCATGGCGCAAGTTTTCGCCGGAGCTCCGGCACAGGTCCTATCAGACTTTAGGCGTGGCTTTGGGGTAGTATTCGAGTATGGCGGCGTAACGGCCGACACCACGACGCACGTCCTAGTTCTCCTTGGCTCAACAGCCGTCTTCTTTGCGTTAGCAGTCTGGAACCTAACCCGCAAGTCCTGA
- a CDS encoding HAD-IA family hydrolase yields MQFRDKRVIAFDLGYTLVTNDRASVHQHYLLRHGVSVEQEAIARAYHVVIKEFMRRYPKAISMDWRQFLPWLLGRVNFELGHRLDLIEQTEYMFGMSAGRDHIWRPFPWTTDTLLKIGERGYRIALLSNWDLSARAVLRSLELDSYFEVTVISSEVGCEKPDARIFHELLKQLHCGPDEVLYVGDNYYDDVIAAQAAGIAAVLLNPYGSLGIEELDFSPVVPDIRSLLEMI; encoded by the coding sequence ATGCAGTTTCGCGACAAACGTGTCATTGCGTTTGACTTGGGCTATACCCTAGTCACAAATGACCGAGCTAGCGTTCACCAACACTACTTGCTCCGCCACGGGGTGAGCGTGGAGCAAGAGGCGATTGCCAGGGCTTATCACGTTGTGATCAAAGAATTCATGCGCCGCTATCCAAAAGCTATATCTATGGACTGGCGACAGTTCCTCCCTTGGCTTCTTGGCAGAGTAAACTTCGAGCTAGGGCACCGTTTGGACTTGATTGAACAAACAGAGTACATGTTTGGTATGAGTGCGGGAAGAGATCATATTTGGCGTCCATTTCCTTGGACAACCGATACTTTGCTCAAAATTGGGGAGCGAGGCTATCGTATTGCCTTGCTCTCTAATTGGGACTTAAGTGCAAGAGCGGTTTTGCGGAGCCTTGAACTTGATTCCTACTTTGAGGTTACTGTGATTTCAAGTGAAGTCGGCTGCGAAAAGCCCGATGCTAGGATCTTTCATGAACTGCTTAAGCAACTTCACTGCGGTCCAGACGAAGTCCTATATGTAGGCGACAACTACTATGACGATGTTATAGCTGCACAGGCGGCAGGAATTGCGGCAGTTCTGCTGAATCCATATGGAAGCCTAGGGATCGAGGAGCTAGACTTTTCCCCGGTTGTGCCCGATATTCGCTCGCTACTGGAGATGATCTAG
- a CDS encoding ABC transporter ATP-binding protein: MSKIIEVAGLTKSYGQVHAVRGIDFYVEEGAFFAFLGPNGAGKSTTIDIICTLLAPDGGAVTVNGYTLGKDDDHIRAHIGVVFQHGMLDELLTVRENLALRASFYGFSGAKLREQVQQAAQAAEVEDFLTRPYGKLSGGQKRRADIARALVHTPRVLFLDEPTAGLDPQTRKHVWQTIRNLQQEQGMTVFMTTHYMEEAANADYVAVINHGKIRAKGRPAELREQYSSDFLKLSFKELAPLEALLSNAQVDYEVVGKRVEIKLRRTLDALPLLTLCEAHLTGFEVVSGSLDDAFIAITGGELRA, encoded by the coding sequence GTGAGTAAGATTATCGAAGTCGCGGGCCTAACAAAGAGCTATGGCCAAGTGCATGCTGTGCGCGGCATAGACTTCTACGTCGAGGAAGGCGCCTTTTTTGCCTTCCTTGGCCCAAACGGCGCAGGGAAGTCAACGACCATTGACATCATTTGTACTTTGCTCGCGCCGGACGGCGGGGCAGTAACCGTCAACGGCTACACATTAGGCAAAGATGACGACCACATTCGCGCGCATATCGGGGTGGTGTTTCAGCACGGCATGCTCGACGAGCTACTGACGGTGCGCGAGAATCTTGCATTGCGCGCTAGCTTTTACGGGTTTTCAGGGGCGAAGCTACGAGAACAAGTACAGCAGGCCGCACAAGCCGCCGAGGTCGAGGACTTCCTGACGCGGCCTTATGGCAAGCTCTCAGGTGGCCAAAAGCGACGCGCGGATATTGCGCGGGCGCTAGTACATACTCCCCGCGTTTTGTTTCTCGATGAGCCGACCGCAGGGCTTGACCCGCAGACGCGCAAGCACGTTTGGCAGACTATCCGCAATCTCCAGCAGGAGCAGGGCATGACAGTTTTTATGACGACACACTACATGGAAGAGGCTGCTAATGCCGATTACGTCGCTGTCATCAACCACGGCAAGATTCGCGCCAAAGGTCGTCCGGCAGAACTAAGGGAGCAGTACAGCAGCGACTTCCTGAAGCTGTCGTTCAAAGAGCTGGCGCCCTTAGAAGCTCTTCTCAGTAACGCCCAGGTAGATTACGAGGTTGTTGGGAAGCGCGTTGAAATCAAACTTCGGCGCACACTCGATGCCTTGCCCCTGCTCACACTCTGCGAAGCTCACTTAACTGGCTTTGAAGTCGTAAGCGGCAGTCTCGATGACGCCTTTATTGCCATTACGGGAGGGGAGTTGAGAGCATGA